The DNA region TACCAGGGTGTCGAGGTGCCGTCCGAATAGCGGCCCTGGAGCTCGATCTGGATCCAGGTGCCCGCGGGGGTCTCCGCGTTCCAGGAGGCGATCACCTCGGTCGCCGGGACGGCGGACCGGTGGACCGGCGAGGTCCAGGTCGCGTACTCCCAGGTGGCGGTCGTGCCGGTGTGCGGATCGGTGTAGTCGGTGCGCCCCACGGCGTGGTCGATCACCAACCCCGGGCGACGGCCCGCGAGGGCCCGCGTCCCGGCACCGGAGCCCGCCCGCCAGTCGGTGCAGGTGTGCCAGAAACGGTTGTCCACGGCAGGGGCCTTCGCCGAGGGGGCGCGGGGCGGGGCGGCGGAAGGCACGGCGGCGGTCGCGGAGCCGGCGGACGACACCGCCCCGGCGGTGACCGCTGCCGCGAGCGCGGCGGTCAGCACGGTTCTGCGTGAGGTCGGTCTGTTCATGGGCGAGACCCCCGGTCGTAAGCGGAATGGGGTGCAGGTGCACGACAGTGCGCCAACTATTGCGGGTCGTGGCCTGATCCGGCCAGCGATTCGGCTCGCGTCGGTAAACCAATATTGGTCTGGTCCACTGGCGTGACCTGCGACTGCTCCGGACCGGCTCGTAGGCTGGTGGACATGAACGACCTCTCGCTCCTCGCCGCGCGGCTGCGTGCCCTGGCGCCGTCCTGCGGGCCGGTCCGGCTGATCGCCGTCGACGGCCACGCGGGATCGGGGAAGAGCACCTTCACCTCCCGTCTGGCCGCCGCACTCGGTGACGCCCCCGTCCTGCATCTGGACGACCTGGCCACACACGAGTCCTTCTTCACCTGGGTGGACCGGCTGCGGGAGCAGGTGCTCGAACCGCTGGAGCGCGGCGAGCGCGCGCGGTACGCGCCGTACGACTGGACCGCGCGGAGATTCGGAACGCCCCGCGGCCTGGAGCCCGCACCGGTGGTCCTGATCGAGGGAGTCGGGGCCGGCCGCCGGGCGCTGCGGCCGCGGCTGGCCCGGCTGTTGTGGATGGACCTCGCCGCCGCGGAGTCCTGGGAGCGCGGCCGCCGCAGGGACGGGCCGGCGCTCTCGGACTTCTGGGACGGGTGGACGGCGGCCGAGGCTGAGCACTTCTCGGCCGACCCTTCCCGCTCCCACGCGGACGCTCTGGTACGGCAGTTGCCAGTGGGGTACGAGTTGCTGGAGGGGCTCGGAACGGGAGCGGGAGCGACCCATTCCGTCACAGATCGTGAGCGCTTCGCGCCGTCGTGCTGAATGGTGAGAAATCACCCCGGAAGTACCTCAACTCTGCTTGACCCGGGGGCGGTACAGGTCTTACGTTCTCAATGTGCGGCTTTTCGGAGCCCCCACAGACGCGAAGCCCCCGATTGTTCCCCCGTGATCGGGGGCTTCGTTCTGCCCTCGCACCCCCTCCCCCACGCCGGTCCGACGGATTCCGCTCACCCTGGGTCACGGTCTCCCTTCTGCCTGCGGCGCTCTTAGTCGCACACTCCCTGCGCAGGTACGATGCCTCTCGGTGCGGTCAATTCCCGTCCGTGACAAAGTGATTCGGCGCGCCCCGGTGGGCAGAATCGTGCGGCGGGACATCCTGGGGGCACGGTTTGTGGGGGACCAGATGGACATCGGCACGCAGGGCGCACAGGCCCCGGCCGACCTCGCCTGGCTGCGCGGCGTGGACGCCTACACCATGGGCGCCTACCCGCAGGCCGAAGAGGAGTTCAGGGCTGCGGTTCGCCTCGATCCCGGCATGGCGGACGGCTGGCTCGGCCTCCACGCGCTGAGGGTCGACACGACGACAGCGCTGCTGCGCATGTATCGCCATCGCGAGCGCTTCGGCGAGCAGCGCACCCGCCATCGGCGCACGCTCAACTCCTGGTACTGGCTGGGCTGGTGGGTGCAGCCGGTGCTGGAGAGCGCGCGCGACCTGCTGCTGGCGCACGCCTCGCACTGGCTGGACGGCCGCCATGTCCCCGAGCTGGACCGCGCACTCGCGGGCCTGCCGCCGGTGGACGCGGACCCGCAGGTGCGTTTTCTGCACGCCTGCCGCTCGTATCTGGTCAAGGACTGGGACCAGCTCGTACGCAACACCGAGCAACTGGTGGACGATCCGCTGCTCGGCATCGAGGCGGGGCTGTTCGGCGGCATGGCGCGGGTACGGCTGGAGATGTACGGGCAGGCCGAGCCGCTGCTCTCCACCGCCCTGATGCGCTGCCGCAGCGAGCAGCCGCAGCGCAAGGAGCTGCGCTACTGGCTGGCCCGTGCGCACGAGGGCACCGGTCGCAGCGCCGCCGCCCTGCCGCTCTACCGGGCGGTGCACCGGATCGACCCGGCGTTCATGGACACCTCGGCGCGGCTCGCCGCGATCGCGGACTACGACGGCCTGGAGGGCTCCGACGAGGCAGCGGGCCTGGCCGCCGTGTCGCTGGCCGGGCTCGGCACGGACGGCACCGTGTCGGAGGCTCAGCCGGACGCGGATCCGCTGCTCGGCGCCGATCCGGTGGACGGCCGGGAGCTGCGGCCCGGCGGTGAGGTGCCCGGCCTTCCGGGCCTCGGGATGCCGCCGCCGTCCGGTGGGGCACGGCGCAGGGCGGCGGCGACCGGACAGCCGCCGTCCCCGTTCCCGGCGGGGCCCAGCGATCCGGTGCTGCTCGCCGAGGCGCTCGCCGAGCTGGAGCGGATGGTGGGTCTGGAGCCCGTCAAGCGCCAGGTCAAGGCGTTGTCCGCGCAGCTGAACATGGCGCGGCTACGGGCCGGCCAGGGGCTGCCCGTACAGCCGCCGAAGCGCCATTTCGTCTTCTCGGGCCCGTCCGGCACCGGCAAGACCACGGTGGCCCGCATCCTGGGCCGGGTCTTCTACGCGCTGGGGCTGCTCGGCGGCGACCATCTGATCGAGGCCCAACGGGCGGATCTGGTGGGCGAGTTCCTCGGCCAGACCGCGGTCAAGGCCAATGAGCTGATCGACTCCGCGCTCGGCGGGGTGCTCTTCGTCGACGAGGCGTACAGCCTCGCCAACAGCGGCTACAGCAAGGGTGACGCGTACGGAGACGAGGCCCTGCAGGTCCTCCTCAAGCGTGCGGAGGACAACCGGGACCATCTCGTCGTCATCCTCGCGGGCTACCCGGAGGGCATGGACCGGCTGCTGACCACCAATCCCGGGCTCTCCTCACGCTTCACCACCCGGGTGGACTTCCCGAGCTACCGGCCGCTGGAGCTCACCTCGATCGGCGAGGTGCTGGCGGCGGAGAACGGCGACGCGTGGGACGAGGAGTCTCTGGACGAGCTGCGTTCCATCAGCGGCCATGTCGTCGAGCAGGGCTGGATCGACGAGCTGGGCAACGGCCGGTTCCTGCGCACCCTGTACGAGAAGAGCTGCGCCTACCGCGATCTGCGGCTCTCCGGCTACGCGGCCGTGCCGAGCCGGGACGATCTGGCCACGTTGCGGCTGCCGGACCTGATGCAGGCGTACGGCGAGGTGCTGTCCGGCCGGGGGCCGGTGGACCGGGGACCGCAGGAGCCACCGGCCCTGTGAGCCCCGGTTGCCGGAGGAACCGGGCGACGGCCCCTCCGGCAATCAATACACCTAGCGGACCGACGCGGTGAGTTCGCCGTAGCCGGTCGTCGTGCTCGCGGGTTCCGCCGCCCGGCGCGGGACCGCGACCCGGTGGGCCGGGTCGCGCACCTCGCCGACGAGCATCTCGAGGACGTCCTCCATGGCGACCAGGCCGAGGATCCGGCCGGACGCATCGGCGACCTGTGCCAGGTGCGTGGCCGCCCTGCGCATCACGGTCAGGGCGTCGTCCAGGGGCAGCTCGGCGCGTACCGTCGCCATCGGGCGCCATACGTGCTGGGGGACGGCCCGCTCGCCGTCCTCCAGGTCCAGGACGTCCTTGACGTGCAGATAGCCCATGAACGGACCGCCGCCCTCCGCGCAGACGGGGAAGCGCGAGTAGCCGGTGCGCACGGTCAGCTCCTCGATCCGGTGCGGGGTGACGGACGGGTCCACGGTCACCAGGGAGGCCCGGCGGAGCAGCACGTCGGTGACGGGCCGGCTGCCCAGCTCCAGTGCGTCCTCCAGCCGCTCCTGCGCCTCCGGCTCCAGCAGTCCGGCCTGGCCGGAGTCCTCGACGAGCCGGTTGAGCTGCTCGCTGGTGAAGACGGCCTCCACCTCGTCCTTCGGTTCGACGCCGAAGATCCGGAGCACCAGCCGGGCGCAGGCGCCCAGTGCGGCGGTGACCGGTCGGC from Streptomyces sp. NBC_01591 includes:
- a CDS encoding uridine kinase family protein yields the protein MNDLSLLAARLRALAPSCGPVRLIAVDGHAGSGKSTFTSRLAAALGDAPVLHLDDLATHESFFTWVDRLREQVLEPLERGERARYAPYDWTARRFGTPRGLEPAPVVLIEGVGAGRRALRPRLARLLWMDLAAAESWERGRRRDGPALSDFWDGWTAAEAEHFSADPSRSHADALVRQLPVGYELLEGLGTGAGATHSVTDRERFAPSC
- a CDS encoding AAA family ATPase, which translates into the protein MDIGTQGAQAPADLAWLRGVDAYTMGAYPQAEEEFRAAVRLDPGMADGWLGLHALRVDTTTALLRMYRHRERFGEQRTRHRRTLNSWYWLGWWVQPVLESARDLLLAHASHWLDGRHVPELDRALAGLPPVDADPQVRFLHACRSYLVKDWDQLVRNTEQLVDDPLLGIEAGLFGGMARVRLEMYGQAEPLLSTALMRCRSEQPQRKELRYWLARAHEGTGRSAAALPLYRAVHRIDPAFMDTSARLAAIADYDGLEGSDEAAGLAAVSLAGLGTDGTVSEAQPDADPLLGADPVDGRELRPGGEVPGLPGLGMPPPSGGARRRAAATGQPPSPFPAGPSDPVLLAEALAELERMVGLEPVKRQVKALSAQLNMARLRAGQGLPVQPPKRHFVFSGPSGTGKTTVARILGRVFYALGLLGGDHLIEAQRADLVGEFLGQTAVKANELIDSALGGVLFVDEAYSLANSGYSKGDAYGDEALQVLLKRAEDNRDHLVVILAGYPEGMDRLLTTNPGLSSRFTTRVDFPSYRPLELTSIGEVLAAENGDAWDEESLDELRSISGHVVEQGWIDELGNGRFLRTLYEKSCAYRDLRLSGYAAVPSRDDLATLRLPDLMQAYGEVLSGRGPVDRGPQEPPAL
- a CDS encoding hemolysin family protein, with translation MSLVQLLFAALLVLANGFFVGAEFALVSVRRSQVEPLAAAGSGRARQVLYGLENLPQMMAAAQFGITVCSLTLGAVAEPTVAHLLEPVFQAIHLPEALIHPLGYVLALVFVVFLHLVIGEMVPKNLAMAAPEKTALWLSPGLVGFARLCRPVTAALGACARLVLRIFGVEPKDEVEAVFTSEQLNRLVEDSGQAGLLEPEAQERLEDALELGSRPVTDVLLRRASLVTVDPSVTPHRIEELTVRTGYSRFPVCAEGGGPFMGYLHVKDVLDLEDGERAVPQHVWRPMATVRAELPLDDALTVMRRAATHLAQVADASGRILGLVAMEDVLEMLVGEVRDPAHRVAVPRRAAEPASTTTGYGELTASVR